The proteins below come from a single Miscanthus floridulus cultivar M001 chromosome 1, ASM1932011v1, whole genome shotgun sequence genomic window:
- the LOC136477099 gene encoding uncharacterized protein, with protein MGILSRHPDHEEEEEYDDALFYEDIQAPKFVDFTAPDAGSPDDDPAWFCLRVGCDQNHEQVDPEALDRSFFMRVMAARSPNVRLQKAISRENQSSMLKCPHSAPPKPPRARFARLSAETEAAEKAPAKPKPRVERICALRASPIRTKAARVECPSERKKALTTPRTKPVRPRPELFHSVKHQKEPFAAAARKGTVVKALFMSTPKKEPVQTPAADKCKKTVSEACSKPRKLNLACREVPSRYMNQQKNPKAANKGEETTVAKSEKRGQESKMNAKKKILGRSVKCANAESDRKNRNGCSSTVADENSLAETASSDQERKVVLQELRIEVDTSRSDNFDDNKENLSSAPTEEALDSSHSESENRQLENNENVPLKENVALKVAKLQSKVHQEQAGKLKKTTNPRPFRLRTDERGVLKEAKTEKRQPFAENNSMAVLKDSNRGVTQMDKHTHGKGRDKPTCGKKQKKQSTQIVTGQQQLGESRPAFNSIQCKAVKPQTVSRVAASSSTRTTKTASGLMAPSRVGKERKATVKLSRFQTTVA; from the exons ATGGGGATCCTGTCGAGGCACCCGGaccacgaggaggaggaggagtacgacGATGCCCTGTTCTACGAGGACATTCAGGCGCCCAAGTTCGTTGACTTCACCGCGCCCGACGCCGGCAGCCCCGACGACGACCCCGCCTGGTTCTGCCTCCGAGTCG GTTGCGACCAGAACCATGAGCAGGTCGATCCGGAGGCCCTGGACAGGAGCTTCTTTATGCGG GTCATGGCGGCGAGAAGCCCCAACGTGCGGCTACAGAAGGCTATCAGCAGGGAGAACCAGAG CTCGATGCTGAAATGCCCGCACTCTGCGCCGCCGAAGCCTCCGAGGGCTCGGTTCGCGAGGCTGAGCGCGGAGACGGAGGCCGCGGAGAAGGCACCGGCGAAGCCCAAGCCAAGGGTCGAGCGGATCTGCGCCCTGCGAGCATCCCCAATCCGTACCAAGGCTGCGAGGGTCGAATGTCCCAGCGAGAGGAAGAAGGCACTGACGACGCCGCGGACCAAGCCCGTCCGGCCGAGGCCGGAGCTGTTCCACAGCGTGAAGCACCAGAAGGAGCCGTTCGCCGCTGCAGCCAGGAAGGGGACGGTCGTCAAGGCTCTGTTCATGAGCACGCCAAAGAAGGAGCCGGTCCAGACGCCGGCGGcagacaagtgcaagaagacggTGTCCGAGGCCTGTTCCAAGCCGAGGAAGCTGAACTTGGCGTGCCGGGAGGTGCCGAGCAGGTACATGAATCAGCAGAAGAATCCGAAGGCTGCCAATAAGGGCGAGGAGACGACGGTGGCCAAGAGCGAGAAGCGGGGGCAGGAATCCAAGATGAATGCCAAGAAGAAAATTTTAGGACGCTCAGTGAAGTGTGCTAATGCCGAATCTGATAGAAAGAACCGAAATGGTTGCAGCAGCACTGTTGCAGACGAGAACTCACTCGCAGAAACTGCTAGCTCCGATCAGGAAAGGAAGGTGGTGCTGCAGGAATTGAGAATTGAGGTGGATACATCGCGATCTGACAATTTCGATGACAATAAGGAGAATCTGTCGAGTGCTCCGACTGAAGAAGCATTGGACAGTTCACATTCTGAAAGTGAAAACAGACAGTTGGAGAACAATGAGAATGTTCCTCTGAAGGAGAATGTTGCTCTGAAg GTGGCTAAATTGCAGAGCAAAGTGCATCAAGAGCAAGCAGGAAAGCTCAAGAAAACTACCAATCCTAGGCCATTCAGGCTAAGGACTGAT GAAAGAGGAGTGCTTAAAGAAGCAAAAACAGAGAAAAGGCAGCCGTTCGCTGAGAATAACTCCATGGCAGTACTCAAGGATTCGAATAGAGGAGTGACG CAAATGGACAAACACACCCATGGCAAGGGACGAGACAAGCCGACCTGCGGCAAGAAACAG AAGAAACAAAGCACCCAGATTGTAACGGGTCAGCAGCAGCTAGGTGAGTCCAGGCCGGCCTTCAACAGCATCCAATGCAAAGCTGTGAAACCGCAGACAGTTTCTAGGGTTGCTGCATCATCATCAACACGAACAACCAAAACAGCAAG TGGCCTTATGGCACCTTCCCGGGTTGGGAAGGAGAGGAAGGCTACCGTGAAACTGTCGAGATTCCAAACAACAGTTGCTTGA